Genomic segment of Mytilus edulis chromosome 12, xbMytEdul2.2, whole genome shotgun sequence:
AAAAATGAGTATTCTAATAGCAGCCTGAACTATTTACCATAAGTCTGATGCTCTGTACTAGTTGAAGTTTGTTCAAGTGTTTGCAAAACATTGTTTAAACACAGGAGGATAATGTGACATTTGTCTGATAAATGGTCTTGTGTACTAGTACTGGTAGATGGAAAAAGATTTTTGTAGGCAGGATTTGTAAACCAATGTAAATAGAAATCAGAATTCAAGGATGCAGGGATCCTGTTTGCTCATAAAACCTTTAAATGAAGTCAGAAATTAGACATTCAGatatttttacttgtataagtaaaaattcatcctatcttcttttcttgaattcttaggatttctttgctctaatagaattttaaattgtctgccctttgcagatgtctttactaatcatttaagtgtaatttcatggcaatgaaaatcccatttgtctgtttatcttcagaacactgctcatttacaagcccacaaggagcaatttttgaaggtcttgtgcaaatacttttaaatctttgcacaatcagtttctttgttgaaataaTGAGATAAAACATTGAACTCTAAACAAAATGGGAAAAGTCATTAAAGacatgattttacatctcaaaacttgagaatttttgtgggattgtaagaaaaatttacttatacaagtaaatttttgagattatttaaacattataattcacttttatgtgtatatttttctttactttttcaaGAAAGTAAAAATAACTTCTACAAGTAGTACCCTGACTGACTGAAcaataggctcctgacttaggacaaatGCAAATAAATGCAGCGGGCGTAAACCAGTTTATTGCATGGTGCCAAACTCTCACCCTTACATGGCACAAGAAAAGAATGAACTATGCAAAACAATATGAGAAATAGCAAAACACCAacaaccactcaattacaggctcccgacttaACACAGGAACATATGGAAGCCCATTATACAACAATCTATCAACACACAACTATCAAACAAATCATTTAGACAATAAAAAATTTAGTGACCCTTTGGTTTTGCCTTTTAAAACCATACAAACAATGGCTTTGTAGAATTTTGCagttatttagtttttatgataAACTGGACAAATAAAGTTTAGGACCACTTTCGTGTGATATAATCAAGGTTCTTTAACAAGTCAGTGTGCGCCATATGGTAAACACTATATTTGTCCACAGTAAGGTCTGTCTCCCTATCAGCAAACCTATATGTTGTACCATGAGTTCAGATTGCCTCAACCCATTTCTAAAAATTGTAATGCATGATGCTAATAAATATGAAAGAAAGTTCCAgttgaaattttttgaattttaacaAGAAATGGGGTAAAAACAATTACACCAATTTTATACAAACACCTTTTTGTGCTGGAATTATCGAAAGTTTTTTCTTGTAAATTGTTTTCCTATGAAGAAACAAATTGTGTGAATTAATTGATTTTGTTGCAGTTCTTTATCTATCATTTTCCTGTAAGAATCAATTATGGTAGCTTCAgttttccaatatttttaagaaagaggaCTCAGCATTCTCAGGAGGGTTATTTATAGCGATTCAATGTCGTGAGAAACTTCCATTTGTTGGGTTATTCTTTCAAATATTGGACAGTTAAAAGTAACAACATTTATGGTTTCTTAcagatataaatgaaataaagaaagGGTACAACACAAGAATAACATcacaataatattttaattacaaaaaaaggtTACTATATCATGTATCACCATTTATATGATGCACAACTGTGTTGTGCATCACAATACTAACTAACTTCAAAAACTGACATCACTGCTTCAAAAGCAAAACACAAAAgtgatatgaaaaaataaatgaacacgAAAAAGAAACCAACCAGTCATCCAAACATCAATGCTCCTTCGCAAGGTAAAACAATATCTTCACTAACCAAAATAATTGTTAAATAGAATttacacaaatgaaaaaaaacaattgtacaaATACACTAAATGTCTGAATATCTGGTATTAAATACAAATGAGGGAAGAGAAAAATGTTTTCAATAGTCgtaaattattatttctttttgtgaaACATGAAGCAAGCACAGTGTTGAAGGTCCATCAAAACTATCAAGGTGCAAATAACCACTAAAACAACAATACCAAAGGTGCCTATGTACTTCGAGGATGGCCTATCATCTCCTGCTGATACGAGGGATCGTCTGTACTTGTTCGTTTGTTTCCTATCTACAGACAGTTCTGATTTTAACAGTGCAATCTTTCTGATGAGTTCATCCTCGGTCATGGTGAAGTTGTTACATGAACATGTACATAGAGTTTTGGTTGATGAACGACCTGTTGTTCTGCTGGAAGTTGTTGCAGTACTGATGATGGTGCTTATTGTTGTTGGATCAAATCCTGGTGTAGTTGTTCCTGCTGTGCTTATTCCTCTCAGATCTAATTCTGGTGTTGTTGTATCGGTTGAGCTTATTGTTGTTGAAGCAAATTCAGGTGTAGTTGTTCCTGTTGTGCTTATTCCTGTCAGGTCTAATGCTGGTGTTGGTGTATCAGTTGAGCTTATTGTTGTTGAAGCAAATTCAGGTGTAGTTGTTTCTGCTGTGCTTATTCCTGTCAGGTCTAATGCTGGTGTTGTTGTATCGGTTGAGCTTATTGTTGTTGAAGCAAATTCTGGTTTTGTTGTGTCAGTTGAGCTAATTGTTGTTGAAGCAAACTCTGGTGTGGTATCGGTTGAGCTTCTTGGTGTTGAAGCAAAATCTGGAGTTGTTGTATCGGATGAGTTTATTGTTGTTGAAGCAAATTCTGGTGTAGTTGTATCTGTTGAGCTTATTGTTGTTGAAACAGATTCTGGTGTAGTTGTATCGGTTGAGCTTATTGTTGTTGAAGCAAATTCTGGTGTAGTTGTTTTAGTTGTTCTTATTTTTGTCGGACCAGATCCGGAACCAACATCTAATTCATCAGGTGTACAAGCTACAAAATGATAGAAGTTTAAGCTTAAAACTGAACTGATTGCAAGAACTACTGtgttagaaataagaagatgtggtatgagttccaatgaggcaactctctatccaagtcgcaatttggaaaaaaatagcAGGCCGGAATGAGTATTTATCGTCACATCCAAACACCAATTGAAAATAActattgttctttttttcttttttagcaacggcattgtcagtttattttcgatctatcagTTTGActattcctttggtatctttcgcccctctattATATAATTAGTAAATAAGAACAAAGATATAATAAACACGTGACAGCTCTCACACAGACAAACAAGTCATTTTTAAGATGTATATTAGTAGGACTGATACATGTTACAAAGAAAGTCCCATTTATGACCAAAAAAATAAGAATCAAGGTGAAACACCATACttcttacatgtatgtataatatagttaaattcatcaaaaactaaatataaataagttaaaaaaaatattattacagatgcttttttttcataattcattataaaaatttgatttcttaaaaataaaaacgaaaaggCAGTAGCCTCCTCGCCGCTCCGGCAAAATAGTGATTTATATAGtcagagttttgctattttgtcGGTCGTATTTCAGATTTTCGATCAAGactatatgaaatatatttttgaaggtaactatttaatatgcacaaatgtatgatatatatatacaactcgtctaaacatcaaaccaacaatgttagatctgtaaatttgctttcgcaaatgttttgttcttccctcgccaggattcgaacccatgctactgagatatcgtgacaccaaatcacctgcactgcagccgtcccgctagaccacacgaccacctgggcttcacaaaaaatatatatatatgtggctAGATGTCAATAACAATTCATTTTTCGCATTGACTTTCTGGTCATTCAATTTTGGTGAGCTGCACTAATTTTTAATTACAGGTACATACGTTTCTTTCTGTTGAACATTGAACgttctaaattgaaaacaacattttttttatccaacaAACTTAACTTTAGACTGATGACGAAGAGCTACAGCAGGTTTTTGAGAACTTTGAAAACAACAACTACGGCTGTGGAAACGTAAACGAGGATTATAAAATTCATGCAAACCAGACAAAACTTTAATAATAGTCTATTATCTATGGTGCAATCAAATCGattataagatttaaaaaaaaatgttgtaaaaagtaaaatcacaaacacgATGCATAGAAATCTAGCTATTGCCAGCATTTTTTCTCtaaatgtttaaaatgaaatgtATAAATCTGCATTTTTTGCAAAAGTGATGCAGAGGCAAAAGAAACAATTGTTATATTTAGTTCATGTCTGCCGTTGCAGCATCTTTCTTATAACAGAAATATTCTTTAGACTTCCAatttataataaagaaaaaagtactagtatcaattttaatatttatgctATTTAAGAAAACAGTTCTAGTTTCAATATtgatatttaagattttttaactTCTAATAAAGAAAAACGAAGTAGACaaagtatcaattttgatatttatgctttttttaatattttttacagaattcttatcaaatcaattttaatattcacgttttgtataaatgttttaagAAGACATATTTGTATAGAAATTTCTTATTGAAGTgtatgtttctatattttttctattcttaCTTTAATTTCTATACTTCtattttaatcttaatttgaaagaccggcaaaatagcaaaactgtATATAAATCGCTATTTTGACGGAACCTGCAAAATAGCCAcgaccaaataaaaaatgaaaaatggacGTACTTAGCGCAGAACTTTACCTGATGTTGAATTTTTTGGAATATCAAATAGCCAGCACGCAGTTGTATAGGACATTATTGAAATATCAGTTAGCGCAGAACTTTACCTGATGTTGTATTTTTCGGAATATCAAATAGCCAGCTCGCAGTTGTATAGGACATTATTGAAATATCAGTTACACCAGTATCAATATTAAGGATCCGTGGCATGCTGTCGAACTTGTCATGTCCAATGCAGGTACCTTCTCCCGCTTCGATGGTTCCATCAATCCAAGAAACCCAAAAGGGAATGTAATTGTCGCAATAATATGTTGGCAAggatgtattgtttatatctagAACAGATTCTGATGAATTTTCTATGAGATATATATACCTTCTTCCAAAATGCACTTGATATAACTGATAATCATTTACTGTACCAAAACTATCGCCAACTAAGTCCATAAACGTTTCTTCACATGGTTTTACCTTGAAATATATTGACTCTGAATCTCGAAAATTAATTCCGTGTTCACGTAGGGGTTTCCTCTCTCTATTTCCCGTAGTAATATTGAAAGCTAGAAGaagaaaatagatatatatacatttacttttacaatttgtgTTTTGTCGATTTTTCAGTAATCTTACGGACTATACCAGTCTTCTTGTCCCACGAATGTACAGGTACGTTAGTCCTAATATgatgtatataataaaattgagaaagaaaatggggaatgtgtcaaagcgacaacaacccgaccatagagcagacaacagccgaagggcACCAATAAACATTTTGTCTGATAACATCTACATTTAGTTAGGAGATAACTGTGTTTAATTTTAAACTCTGACGGCATCGATTGATGATTTGATGGTCGGACCTTGAAGTGAGTTTACCAGCGACGCGTTAGAGGAgtcagtaaacgggtatttgcgactaTCAAATCACCAAATGATGTCATCGGAGcttaaatacaatattgttatctccagtCTAAAATTGACAGCAAACGACGTCAAACCATATATTTAAAATCAGTCATATTTCGTttacgtttttatttttattacgtGTCCAAACGATGTTGCATTGATTTATCATTCATaatctataattttgataatgttATTGAACTAtaataatataagattacaaatCCTCAGACATTTCTGACATTTGACATTTATGACTGTCCTTACGGTcttatattttcaaatgttttattctttttgCTTTCAATTGTAAAACTAGTTGACGTCCGTTTGGTTTTTAATGGGGTGGGGGAGAGTGAATATTTTCTGGCAAAACCTTTAATTTTTCTCGTTGCTAAGACGACTTATTTTATTGATCTCACTTTTGAAGATCTTTTAACGCATTAATTTCGGAATATACTGTTTCATCCTGTTTTGTGCAAGATTGCAAGTTTTTGCCAGACCAGGATATTCACAAACACCCTCGAAACAATTGGTCATAAGCTTAACACGCTTAACAATTTGCCACCTTTACTCGATAATTAACCGcagaaaaatttaataaaaaaaagtttgataatttaaagacaAAGTTTAGAACATTTTCAGTTGCTTTTGTGTGCTTCCTATCGAAATTGGTtcctattttgaaaaaaatcaatgagcactatttcagaaaaaaagaaataaagagattggcctaaattaaacaaaaatgctTACCAATTTTTAAAGAGTATATTTTGctcgaaaatttcttttttttttctgtgttctATATAcctactccccccccccccccaaaaaaaaaaataaaaaaaataataagactaAAGGAACTATTTGACTAAACACAGCAACATCGGTGTTGAACGAAAGTATAGAGGGAATacttcataaaatcttttacaatcaGTTTACACCCTAGTACAAAAGTAAGGGAACGTTTCCTAagaaatatttgtttcatttgtagCATGGTTTCATCAGTGGTGTATGGAGTTTTACACCAGTGCGTAAAATTCTGTGATTCTGTACAAACTAAGACGATCAGCATGTGAAAATGACGCTTAATTAAATGAAAGGATCATTTGACGCCAACAGTTGCGAAGTGGTGTGTTGCCGCTTTATGGCCATAGAGAGTATTCGTATCCCTACATGTATATAAGAAGATTTAAACTGCGTGCAGCAGAATCagaaatcatatattttatttttttttcattttgttatgttgtgtcacatactataaatatttagttttatagcgataaagatttgaattgaattgaattataaaGGACATCATAGACATTATTAATTAAATTCTAACTGGAAAATAACTATAATAACAAACTTCTTTACGTACCAGAATTTACGGAAAAAACAcagaaaccaaaaaatatatccactttcaaaatcattatatttaCTAAATCCTAACGGATTTATCACAAACGAGCTTGCGgattcaaaaaaatatcaaaatcttaTACAGATATAGATCGTTAGAATGTTGATGCATACGCTGTCCAATCAGAACGAGTTGTTCAATAAGGGAGATACAATGGTTTGGCGTTGTTTTGTAAAAAAGATTCAACGAATCAGTAAGTGCGAATGATTTCTTAAAACAATGCAACTATACATTGTAGAACTCACGATAAATGAACAGACTGATGTTGCagtaaatataattataatcttaAATTATCTGCGACAGGGGGACATGTCATGTAATGATTGCtactactgtgaattcatttattttcgtgggtaccaattttaggGGATTCAGGAAATCATACATGTTcgtgaatatttgatttcatggttttgtcgaAGTCTGCATTCAAGTCTAtagacattttttaaatttgttgatcATTTGATTTCGTGTTTTACCTGTtcccacaaaatccacgaaaagtggtatccaacaaataataatgaatccacagttttaTATCTTCGTTTAGAATTGTACAAATTAGACTTGTATGGTTGAATAGTGAGGACCTATTAAGAACAAATTATTCCGACTTATTTCACATTGGGACCTtgctgatttatatataaaaacataaataaaaggagatatggGACGGCATCAATTGATAATTAattttgatggtcgcaaataccagATGTTATCCGTAATACATGTGTAATTCAGCTCTTTGCTTTGCATATCCAAAAATTTTACATCACCAGCGTCCTAGAGTATACATCTACAGCGCTAGATTAAATATCTACATTGAAGGTCTTAGTATCTGCAGCACTagataaatataggaagatgtggtgtgagtgccaatgagacaactctccatccaaatgacaatttaaaaaaagttaactattataggtcaatgtacggcctagTTTGATTTTTAgtaatattgtaatttttttttatatcttatgcGCGCAAACATAAAATCTACCgaactgaacttttttttttttatccccagCGCTTTTACTTTACCAGCGTTAGTAAGATACATTTGTACTTTTGCATTCAAGAACATcatattcccccccccccccccccccgactcTTAATGACGTCTATACACTATTCATTTGGAGTTTTTGTCTGTAATGATCGGGTATTttagtcttttttatttgttgtagTTTGACATTGAACTAGATTTCAGACACTGCGAGAACTCTTCCATTATATtaaggtacatgtatttatagtGGTACGATTCTGAAACAAGTTCCTGTGACCTCACTGAACTTTTTGTTTTATCTCCAACTCTTTACTTTACTAACTCAAGCATTAGTAAGATACCTTTGCATTTCAGAACATCATCTTTTTTTCCCGACTGTTAATGGCGCCTTTACACTTATCATTTGGATTTTTTAGTCTGTACTGATCGGGTTTTTAGTCTtttcatatttgatgtttttgGCTTTGCACTATAGATGTCAGAGACTGCGAGTACTCTTCTATCTGTAATTTGTCTTTAGTGTTTGTGTTAGTTGTTTTGAACTTTGCATCGATTGAAAGAGCTGATCCCTTTTCAAAAATCTGTTTAATGTCTTCTTATGTTGTGCAGTTACACTAATGTCCAAGCTAAAATGGAGGAGTGgacaccagtggcggatccagaaattttcataagagggggcccgatCTCGTCACGCTTAAGTGAtatcctatataagcaaccaaatttttttctaaaaagggggagggcccaCTACCCCCCGGGCCTCCCCTAAATCCGCCACTGGACACCcgcaaacatgttaaacccacCACATTCTGTCCTCattcaggagcatgtaattcaatagtagtcgtttgttgatgtatatCATATTCGTCtttggtttattgttttgtagATAATTCAGATCGTAAGTTTACTcgattgaaatgttttatattatgtTAGGTTTTTGATAGCTTGCTATGTGTACTAGGTttcactcattgttgaaggacgtttTGTACCCTATAGTTTCAATTACGTCAACGTCATTTAGTCTCTGGCATAGAGTTTTccctttggcaatcatacaacagcttcttataaatcataaataatcCGTATTACTCAATATGCCTTAAAAGAAACGACTGCATAGTTTGTACTTATATAAAATGTCATTAAACGCGTTGAATCCGGAAGCAGGTGAATTTACAGACACAGACCTTTAGTCGGTATTGCATATTTACAAACAGTCGTTCAAATAAAACTTTTCAGTGTAGCTTTCCAAGATTTCTTTCAATTCATAGCTGATCTATAAAATGTTGATGTTAAAATTTGAATGAACAAGCAAAATTATTCGTCAAGAATAAATAATAATCATGCGGAGATGATATGCACAGTTTGATAATGAATGCATTACACCACTACTGTAAAGTACCAGGAACAGTTAATTTCCTATAGCAATAAGGCCAAATATGTTGCGAGCTTTGTTTCGCGTGCTGCTAGATAGTTTTGTTATGGTTTTAGGCCAATTTCGCCGTTTTAGAATATAAAGGACTATGGACAATCTCATTATTCGTACAccaaaaggaaaataatgtcacATAATTGGTTGAATTATCATTCTCTAAAAAGTTTCAAACCAATCCCAgcgttttggtgtacgcttttgaacatattacccagaatgcattagattctgaaacggcaaaATTGATTGTGTGAGAAAAATTTAATTGAGCATGGCCTCCCCTTTGTtcaaatttctggatctgccatcTTTTATTCTATCAGTGAATCAGATGAGATACGTATCATATTTATCAAgaagacaaaaataaattttcaaatttaaaatgcaaGGCTTGCAGATAagttcaaatatttcaaatataattgcCAGAAATGGAGAAATATCAAATTGATTGATTTTTCATGGGTAACTGCCAGAAATGCACAAGATTTGATTATGGAATCTATATATTGCTATATTGATTATTAGATGAAATATAAGCAAACATTATTGTTATTTTTCGatgatttgaaaaattatgtcctTTAATGTCATATGATCAGGAATTGTCACCTTCTTTTGTGACTTCACAAATTTATAGAAAAGCAAGAAAACTTGTCGTCATACTTGAAGACGAACCATAGtaattatcaaaaaatattcaacCGGTTGGGACGTATACATAATCTTAGAATAAAATTAAcagtatcaattttcttgcaccagatgcgcatttcgacaatacatgtctcttcagtgatgctcgtgggaAAAATACCATATCACtcaaattatcacaaaaaagaccAAAGCAAAATTTATGAAAGAAGCAGAATAGACATTATTAATGTATTTTATAATTACCTTtacttatatataatttaaaagatactttaacttttttgattatagaCTACAACAGGAGAGAACAATAATTCGAAGCAAGGAAGGAGTGTAGAACGTAAAGTAACGATAAACGTCAGGCATTTCTACGAGCGATCGGAACAGAATGATGTGACAGAAATAATAAGAAATCGTATGAAGTCATTACACATGGATGAAGATAGCTATCATGGTAAATTATATATTAGGGTCTTGATGGGGCTTTACATTCCTTTATTCTTTAATCTTTAAGGtcaattttctctattcttaattttttttggtcTTATTCTCCATTCACTATATTCTAGTACCctgttattttcatttcttcaTGGTTTTCTtctttattcattattcatttgcCGTTTTAGTTTCTATTGTATGTTGATTGTTCTCTGGTTATAAAATGCCACCTtaaccatacctgccaactgtcactatttgcgggggatttcccccatgaagGCTACCAAATGGagattttgaaagagcaattttgtccacaatttaagcgaaacaataaattttataatgactatagGCTTGTAGTAGTATGaataagccaaaaaacaacatatttgaaggcccccttgatgGTTTTGTAGAACTATAGGACCCATCTTGCACATAAAACCCCTATGGGCATTTtaaaaagttggcaggtatgcttaATCCTCATGTCCTGGCACAGACACacataatatttagtttttatctAGCATGTGATGATGTGACAAAAGTTGCAAAAGGAGAGACATATGTGTTTCTTTTAAGATAAAGTTTCTGCTTAAGTCAGCTTGATAGAAACTACTTGTTTATATAAAGTTGAATAACTATTGGCAGTTTGATGATCATTTTGATATGCTGCCCTCTATGTCACGCTAAAgtaactttgaattatttagcaATGCTGTTGCCATCAGATTGtctttttctgaattttcaaTATGCAGACAtacaagacatatctctgtgtcaacagtttattttttaacatttagtaCATTACAAGCTGAATTTTTGCATGATAGGCAAGTAATAGAGTAAATGAAATACTTAAACCACTCAGCCATCTTCCATCTAGTACCCCCTTATTTTTTAAAGGTTGAAAAATAAGCAAGTTTGTTGagttaaataaatatatctatgTGTTTTACAGGTGGAGGTGAACCAATAAAAATAGTCTCCTACATTATACTGAATCCTACTCCAAGCAGGAAATTAAAAATGGGAGATCTCATGTAAGTTTATTGTATGAGACAAATGGTTAAGGTTTGTGCAAATACTACTGTCTATAATTTATAGCCAATATTGTATGTATTTTGATGTAACGCGTCTTTTGATAGGCAGATGTTGTTATTTagtttatcagcccatagacattatttagtcatgtgaccgtgacgtcatcaacgttttttcatggttttctctGGTTCAAAtgggaatttagaattaaattataagaaataactgtaatattttatctgtctattcgaaataacataaaaaaaatgtggtgcacacttttaaatcactgttattcagtgtgcaccacatttttgatgttatttctacatagacagaaaaaaatattacaatcattccttaaatataaaaaaaaagaagatgtggtaggattgccaatgagacaactctccacatgagtccaaaatgacaaagaaattaacaactataggtcactgtacggccttcaacaatgagcaaagcccatacagtttatttgtacattcagctttggatacattttattatatgtaGGTGATAGTTTTATTGAACTTTTGAACTTGACTTTTTGCAGTCATCAATGGTTATTTAAAGATTGAAATTCAGTTCACTGGCATTGAATCAACGGCAGAGCTATTAAGcattaatttatttcattttcctaATTCCCCTAAATAAGCATACACCAATGTCATGTGATAACACTTATTCAAACTTCACATTGAAACCACAACTATTCTGGAACACCTATAAATAAAATAAGAggttaaatttaattaaaaatgttccaaTGGAAGGCATCTTATAGATTTTTATGTTTGTATAGATAAAAGTTTCTTTTTTCACAGATACGTAATACAACCAAGTTCAATGTTTGCAGAACCAAGTCGACTGACGAAGAAACCTATTCGTAGAATGTCCTGGGCCTCACAAACCATTTATGAAATATCTCATCGTAACTCTGGGAACGAACATCATGAAATAACAACAACTGATGTagccaaaaaaatcaaaagtaaagtTTTCGTAACAGAGAAAGTTAAAGAACTTGATATGGTGTGAATGCTGCAGACTTTGTGATGTTGGCATCATGTGACAATATGGCATCCTGTGACACTTTAATGTCATGTGACTTTGGCATCATGTGATACTTTGGCATCATGTGACAATTTGGCATCATGTGGCactttgtcatgtgaatttggCATTGCGTGTCACTTTGGCATCATGTGAAAGTTTTGCA
This window contains:
- the LOC139497723 gene encoding uncharacterized protein, with the protein product MDLVGDSFGTVNDYQLYQVHFGRRYIYLIENSSESVLDINNTSLPTYYCDNYIPFWVSWIDGTIEAGEGTCIGHDKFDSMPRILNIDTGVTDISIMSYTTASWLFDIPKNTTSACTPDELDVGSGSGPTKIRTTKTTTPEFASTTISSTDTTTPESVSTTISSTDTTTPEFASTTINSSDTTTPDFASTPRSSTDTTPEFASTTISSTDTTKPEFASTTISSTDTTTPALDLTGISTAETTTPEFASTTISSTDTPTPALDLTGISTTGTTTPEFASTTISSTDTTTPELDLRGISTAGTTTPGFDPTTISTIISTATTSSRTTGRSSTKTLCTCSCNNFTMTEDELIRKIALLKSELSVDRKQTNKYRRSLVSAGDDRPSSKYIGTFGIVVLVVICTLIVLMDLQHCACFMFHKKK